The Agarilytica rhodophyticola genome has a window encoding:
- a CDS encoding alpha/beta hydrolase → MQRLFYYSITLVFLAYAGICAWLYNNQEALLFLPKKLTNDYVFTFREEFVEIVLDTPDGERLHGLHFKAETPKGIILYFHGNAGALDTIGFEAAGFVERGYDVVIPDYRSYGKSSGSLSEKALYEDAKLFYRYVEDYWPANGTDDIIIYGRSIGTGVAAYLASQVQQHELILVTPYYSMSRLAQQKYPLVPVSMLLRYPLATDQFALNLAKPIYIFHGTKDRVIPYQDALDLKRLIGDRAKLITVEGSNHNSIVDDSYFWLEMEKVLNN, encoded by the coding sequence ATGCAACGTCTCTTCTACTACAGTATTACGCTGGTCTTTCTCGCCTATGCAGGTATTTGCGCTTGGCTATATAACAACCAAGAAGCTTTGCTATTTTTACCCAAAAAGCTCACAAATGACTATGTTTTTACCTTTAGAGAGGAATTCGTAGAAATTGTGCTCGATACACCCGATGGCGAACGGCTTCACGGGCTTCACTTTAAGGCAGAAACCCCCAAAGGCATTATTTTATACTTCCATGGCAATGCAGGAGCTTTGGATACGATTGGCTTTGAGGCAGCGGGCTTTGTGGAAAGAGGGTATGATGTTGTTATCCCTGATTATCGCTCTTACGGTAAAAGTAGTGGTAGCTTAAGTGAAAAAGCGCTCTATGAAGACGCTAAATTGTTTTATCGTTACGTTGAGGACTACTGGCCCGCTAATGGTACTGACGATATTATAATATACGGCCGTTCAATCGGCACTGGCGTTGCCGCATACCTTGCGTCCCAAGTGCAACAGCACGAGCTTATTCTGGTTACACCTTATTATAGTATGAGTAGACTCGCGCAACAGAAATATCCTCTCGTGCCTGTATCCATGCTATTGAGGTACCCTCTTGCGACCGATCAATTTGCCCTTAATCTTGCCAAGCCCATTTACATATTTCACGGGACAAAGGACAGGGTGATTCCCTATCAAGATGCATTAGATCTTAAAAGATTAATTGGTGATAGAGCAAAGCTTATTACGGTTGAAGGCAGCAACCACAATAGCATTGTTGATGATAGCTATTTTTGGTTGGAGATGGAGAAAGTTTTAAATAACTAG
- a CDS encoding YciI family protein, producing MQYMLLIYSAESQEPIPETPEFGEYIQAYRDFTQEVKDKGVFVAGDALQNVSTATTVRVREDGIQTTDGPFAETKETLGGYYLLDCKDLDEAMLWAAKIPTAKHGSIEIRPVQIYG from the coding sequence ATGCAATATATGTTACTGATTTACTCTGCAGAGTCACAAGAGCCGATACCAGAAACGCCTGAGTTTGGTGAATACATCCAAGCCTATAGGGATTTTACCCAAGAAGTTAAGGATAAGGGGGTTTTTGTCGCCGGCGATGCGCTGCAGAATGTGAGTACAGCGACCACTGTTAGAGTTCGAGAGGATGGTATTCAAACCACTGATGGGCCGTTCGCAGAAACCAAGGAAACACTGGGGGGGTATTATCTTTTAGATTGCAAAGATCTGGATGAGGCTATGTTATGGGCGGCAAAAATACCAACTGCCAAGCATGGATCCATTGAAATAAGGCCAGTGCAAATTTATGGCTAG
- a CDS encoding RNA polymerase sigma factor has protein sequence MASCVETAIAEASREHWARLYAILISQFKDFELAEDALQEAFVTALSHWSANSIPTNRAGWLLQVAKNKAIDTIRKNQNYHEKVSNLGEDETNDQNIESLASDLNVEQFPDERLKLIFTCCHPALSEQAQVALTLRTVGGLTTPQIARAFLLPDTTLAQRIVRAKRKIKSAKIPFKVPDKKDLQARLHTVLNVIYLIFNEGYYCSSGDKLLESQLTDEAIYLCKILSVLIDEPEVSGLLALMLFHDARKNARVSQNNEYLGLEEQDRKLWDQEKITFADTLLKNALKQGQLGIYQIQAAISGIHAKAPSFKQTHWQEILLLYQRLYHLKPCAVVKLNSLVALSYVHGADLALHKLMALNHDKKLDNYQPFYATKADFCRRLKKFDEAKGCYEKAIKLSANEVERCYLEKRLKQLNIQQ, from the coding sequence ATGGCTAGCTGTGTTGAAACTGCTATTGCAGAGGCGAGCCGCGAGCACTGGGCTCGCCTCTATGCCATTTTGATATCGCAATTTAAAGACTTCGAGCTGGCAGAAGATGCTTTACAGGAGGCATTTGTTACAGCTCTATCCCATTGGTCCGCAAATAGTATCCCGACTAATAGGGCCGGCTGGCTGTTGCAAGTTGCAAAAAATAAAGCTATCGATACGATACGTAAAAACCAGAATTACCATGAAAAGGTATCAAACTTAGGTGAAGATGAAACAAATGATCAAAATATTGAGTCGCTCGCGAGTGATCTCAATGTTGAGCAATTCCCGGATGAGCGACTTAAGCTTATCTTTACTTGTTGTCACCCAGCATTGTCTGAGCAAGCTCAGGTAGCCTTAACATTAAGAACGGTTGGTGGATTGACAACGCCTCAAATCGCTCGAGCATTTTTGTTACCCGATACAACACTGGCCCAACGTATTGTTAGAGCCAAGAGAAAAATTAAAAGCGCCAAGATACCTTTTAAAGTACCAGATAAAAAAGACTTACAAGCACGTTTACATACGGTTTTGAATGTTATTTATTTAATTTTTAATGAAGGGTATTACTGTTCATCTGGCGATAAACTACTAGAGAGTCAATTGACAGACGAGGCTATCTACTTATGTAAGATACTGAGTGTATTAATCGATGAGCCTGAGGTGAGTGGTCTACTTGCTTTAATGTTATTTCATGATGCACGCAAGAATGCACGTGTGAGTCAAAACAATGAATATCTCGGATTGGAAGAGCAAGATCGAAAGCTTTGGGATCAAGAAAAAATTACATTTGCAGATACTTTGTTAAAAAATGCGCTTAAGCAGGGACAGCTGGGTATCTATCAGATTCAAGCAGCAATTAGCGGCATTCATGCTAAAGCTCCAAGTTTTAAACAAACCCATTGGCAGGAAATTTTATTATTGTACCAACGCCTCTATCATCTTAAGCCATGTGCAGTAGTAAAGTTAAATAGTTTGGTGGCGCTTTCCTATGTTCATGGGGCAGATCTTGCCTTACATAAACTAATGGCCCTAAATCATGATAAAAAACTTGATAACTATCAGCCTTTTTATGCAACAAAAGCCGATTTTTGTAGACGGCTAAAAAAGTTTGATGAAGCCAAGGGGTGTTACGAAAAAGCTATAAAACTAAGTGCTAACGAGGTAGAACGCTGCTACCTCGAAAAAAGATTGAAGCAACTGAATATACAGCAATAA
- a CDS encoding outer membrane beta-barrel protein, with amino-acid sequence MKKLLLTVFLLNPIFILYSEAEQPSFTYMEGGYSGLDRTGLEPGHGFILRGSYELSSYLYIDAHYEKIYDPFQLNGSTTNFDLTQEERSFGLGVKFPIGENTVFYLETDYEHYRDVFYISSNIASRLNISEGERSYDERGLSATAGIRTMLTDNTEFYTSYSFNDLGIDRGISSNFDEITFGGRYYLTDTIGVFTEYEYIKPKYNGLGIDNYKLGVSFRF; translated from the coding sequence GTGAAAAAATTATTGCTTACTGTATTTCTTTTAAATCCCATATTTATATTATACTCAGAGGCTGAACAGCCCTCGTTTACTTATATGGAAGGTGGTTATAGTGGACTGGATAGAACAGGTTTAGAACCTGGGCATGGATTTATTTTAAGAGGAAGCTATGAACTATCAAGCTACCTTTATATTGACGCCCACTATGAGAAAATATACGACCCATTCCAACTTAATGGTTCAACGACTAATTTTGATCTGACACAAGAGGAACGTTCTTTCGGATTAGGAGTAAAATTTCCGATTGGTGAAAACACCGTTTTTTACTTAGAAACGGATTATGAGCACTATAGAGATGTGTTTTATATTTCTTCTAATATCGCATCTAGACTTAATATTTCTGAAGGAGAGAGATCATATGACGAGCGAGGTCTTAGTGCAACTGCAGGGATAAGAACCATGCTAACAGACAATACCGAGTTTTATACCTCTTATTCATTCAACGACCTAGGTATTGACAGAGGTATAAGTTCAAACTTTGACGAAATTACTTTTGGCGGTCGTTATTATTTAACCGATACGATAGGAGTGTTCACTGAGTATGAATACATCAAGCCAAAGTACAATGGTCTTGGAATAGACAATTACAAGCTAGGTGTTAGTTTTAGATTTTGA
- a CDS encoding outer membrane beta-barrel protein, producing MKKTLASLTLLATIGSGYVQAEQPSFNYVEGGYTSIDDFDGFLVRGSYEFIDNIYLSGSYSALNDELSDLGIETDTDLDIATIGLGVIIPVSDTASFYLEAEYIDLETSSSSNTGRPDFDESEDGYELSMGVRAMLTSSTEIYSELSHRDIFSASTEITFGGRQYLTDNLGLFAEYQRDDFETDTYNLGVTYKF from the coding sequence ATGAAAAAGACACTAGCCTCCCTTACTTTACTTGCAACAATCGGTTCAGGTTATGTTCAGGCAGAACAGCCATCATTTAACTATGTTGAAGGAGGTTATACCAGTATTGATGACTTTGACGGATTTCTTGTTAGAGGAAGCTACGAATTCATTGATAATATTTACTTAAGTGGCTCCTATTCAGCGCTCAATGATGAGTTATCGGATCTTGGAATAGAAACTGATACTGACCTTGATATTGCAACAATTGGTTTAGGTGTGATTATACCAGTAAGTGATACCGCTTCTTTTTATTTAGAAGCTGAGTATATAGATCTTGAAACCTCCTCAAGCAGCAATACAGGACGACCTGACTTTGATGAATCCGAAGATGGCTATGAGTTGTCTATGGGTGTGAGAGCAATGCTTACTAGTTCGACCGAAATCTACAGTGAGTTATCACATAGAGATATATTTTCTGCATCCACAGAAATAACCTTTGGTGGACGTCAATATCTCACTGACAATTTAGGCTTGTTCGCAGAATATCAACGTGATGACTTTGAGACTGACACTTATAACTTAGGGGTCACTTATAAGTTTTAA
- a CDS encoding RidA family protein has product MFKISKIIILAAITVFAHSSWSAKGHEAIYPGGVKPSIPYTPGIKLANGMLFISGQIAYQNGALPAYAHDGKNDMEDQSKIVMENLKRVLDTAGYTFDDAVYATVYMSDIKNYTIFNKVYATYWGKGKTPPARVAVEVGALPGGKPGAPILVEVSIIASK; this is encoded by the coding sequence ATGTTTAAAATTTCAAAAATCATCATACTGGCTGCTATTACAGTTTTTGCTCACTCATCGTGGTCAGCAAAGGGACATGAGGCCATTTACCCAGGAGGAGTAAAACCAAGCATTCCTTACACTCCAGGAATAAAATTAGCAAACGGGATGCTTTTCATATCAGGACAAATTGCTTATCAAAATGGCGCCCTGCCCGCTTATGCTCACGACGGCAAAAATGACATGGAAGACCAATCTAAAATTGTTATGGAGAACCTGAAACGTGTGCTAGACACTGCAGGCTATACCTTCGATGACGCCGTGTATGCAACGGTATATATGAGCGATATCAAAAACTACACTATTTTTAATAAAGTATATGCAACTTACTGGGGCAAAGGAAAAACACCACCTGCAAGAGTCGCAGTGGAAGTGGGAGCACTACCAGGGGGCAAACCAGGGGCACCGATTTTAGTAGAAGTTTCTATTATCGCCTCTAAATAA
- a CDS encoding molybdopterin-dependent oxidoreductase, producing MKHHDIDISKRNLIGSLAKLSLLGGGIAALALAPDFRQQVLDAASRWNDVAQGHLYSASNLAPTFSTNQISRSFRYNGFYPEAYAPEIDPSTWQLKLGGRITHKKPLTLNELRNMQQEAQITRLICIEGWSAIGQWSGVPLSYLLPKIGADLDNTYLRLDCADGYHTSIDMASAMHSQTILALDFLGQPLPRSYGAPARLRIPVKLGFKNAKFVTGISVHRNSQGGYWEDQGYNDFSGL from the coding sequence ATGAAACATCATGACATTGATATTTCCAAACGCAACCTTATAGGCAGTTTAGCCAAACTCTCTTTACTAGGTGGAGGCATTGCTGCTCTAGCTTTGGCACCCGACTTTAGGCAGCAAGTGCTAGACGCTGCTTCACGTTGGAACGACGTGGCACAAGGCCATTTATATTCAGCATCTAATCTGGCCCCAACATTTAGTACAAACCAAATTTCCCGTTCATTTCGATACAACGGTTTTTACCCTGAAGCCTACGCTCCGGAAATAGATCCGTCCACGTGGCAACTTAAATTAGGTGGTAGGATTACACACAAAAAGCCGTTAACACTTAATGAGTTAAGGAATATGCAACAAGAGGCACAAATTACTCGTTTAATTTGTATTGAAGGATGGAGTGCCATTGGCCAATGGTCAGGGGTACCATTAAGTTATCTACTGCCTAAGATTGGCGCTGATTTAGATAATACTTACTTAAGACTTGATTGTGCAGATGGTTATCACACAAGTATTGATATGGCTTCTGCCATGCACAGCCAAACCATATTGGCATTGGATTTTTTAGGACAACCTCTGCCGCGCTCCTATGGTGCTCCTGCGAGGCTAAGAATTCCTGTTAAGTTAGGTTTTAAAAACGCAAAGTTTGTAACAGGCATAAGTGTCCATCGTAATTCTCAAGGAGGCTATTGGGAAGATCAAGGCTACAATGACTTTAGTGGTTTATGA
- a CDS encoding cytochrome b/b6 domain-containing protein, protein MNNNIPSCNRPNNEESNKNRCGLPTHSGYLRLLHTLNALTVIGLVSSGWAIYNAAPIYAITFPMSLSLGNYLTEALRWHFALMWIFFITSFSFIVLRLSKSWGGPSLTPISIRSIICDLKLALQFKITHQSGHYNHVQRLLYVCTFILLACLLITGLTLWKPVQLHFLTHIMGGFPTVRIIHFWAMIGICIFTVIHLIMIVVVPRTLLTMIFGGKVMRINNNSSPTKRDSK, encoded by the coding sequence ATGAATAATAATATCCCCTCTTGTAATAGGCCTAATAATGAAGAAAGTAATAAAAACCGCTGCGGTTTGCCAACACATTCTGGATATTTAAGACTACTTCATACCCTTAACGCCTTAACTGTTATCGGTCTTGTCTCAAGTGGCTGGGCTATTTATAACGCCGCCCCCATTTATGCTATAACATTTCCAATGTCTTTATCTTTAGGCAACTATTTAACAGAGGCTTTACGCTGGCACTTTGCATTGATGTGGATTTTTTTCATAACAAGCTTCAGTTTTATTGTGTTAAGACTGTCAAAATCTTGGGGTGGGCCAAGCCTCACCCCAATCTCTATAAGAAGTATCATATGCGATCTTAAACTAGCACTGCAGTTTAAAATAACACACCAAAGCGGTCACTATAATCATGTCCAGCGACTGTTATATGTTTGCACCTTTATACTATTGGCCTGCCTCCTGATTACAGGGCTAACATTGTGGAAACCCGTGCAGTTGCACTTCTTAACTCATATTATGGGTGGATTTCCCACGGTTAGAATCATACATTTTTGGGCCATGATAGGCATATGTATCTTTACAGTAATACATTTAATAATGATTGTAGTGGTGCCCCGTACACTACTTACTATGATATTTGGAGGAAAAGTGATGAGAATTAATAACAACTCCAGCCCAACTAAACGGGACTCTAAATGA
- a CDS encoding HD domain-containing phosphohydrolase translates to MSNLSVSEEFIGAIAFAGDLSMGQPVEHSPRVAVLAMKLAGVMALNKCSQADVCRLALLRWAGCTANARDFSDLLGDDIRGRAELLANRNPFVAHAPPAAGLSDYMPSLANKHCQAMAEIARRAGFRVEHDSTQSSVTSLQKAIDDLFENWDGSGYPQGLSGEQIDFRAQVVAAASDLEIFHRQYGLERALTLISSRSGKIYLPALADSIVANAACWVDDITDCDILKIALDGAVLPESQTAEQGASIDVIIGLFSDYAALKQPQTISVSRIAADLCRRVAQRLGLKSESIDLVGHGAMLHRLGFVAVSNSALSSRIGDESFRLGSYWTERILSRAPSLSQQARLASMAFERLDGSGQYRNLTAPSISLEARILQVCVIYAELSSDLMTQMQPVQIRDEIKSLASAGTVDQRVVEALYSILDDQSASKANAPALAINLTAREHDVLQLVTQGMSNKEVAKSLAIAPKTVGTHLDNIYRKLKVSGRTAATMKALEYGLI, encoded by the coding sequence ATGAGCAATTTGTCTGTAAGTGAAGAATTTATCGGTGCTATAGCATTTGCCGGAGACCTGAGCATGGGCCAACCTGTGGAACATTCGCCACGGGTAGCTGTTTTGGCAATGAAACTGGCTGGGGTAATGGCCTTGAATAAATGCTCACAGGCCGATGTCTGTCGCTTGGCTCTGCTTAGATGGGCGGGATGCACTGCTAATGCCCGTGATTTTTCCGATTTACTCGGAGATGATATTCGTGGGCGCGCCGAGTTACTGGCAAATCGTAACCCCTTCGTAGCTCATGCACCACCTGCTGCAGGTTTGTCTGATTATATGCCGTCTCTTGCGAATAAGCATTGCCAGGCGATGGCTGAAATTGCGCGTCGAGCAGGCTTTAGAGTCGAACACGATAGCACACAAAGTAGCGTTACTTCCTTGCAAAAAGCAATTGATGACTTATTTGAAAATTGGGATGGCTCAGGATATCCGCAAGGATTAAGTGGTGAGCAGATTGACTTTCGTGCTCAAGTTGTCGCAGCGGCGAGTGATCTTGAGATTTTTCATCGTCAATATGGACTTGAAAGGGCTTTGACTTTAATTTCCAGTCGCAGTGGAAAAATTTATCTACCTGCGTTAGCAGACAGTATTGTCGCCAATGCCGCTTGTTGGGTCGATGATATTACGGATTGTGACATACTCAAAATAGCCCTTGATGGTGCGGTTTTACCGGAGTCGCAAACAGCTGAGCAAGGGGCAAGTATTGACGTTATCATAGGTCTATTTTCGGATTACGCTGCATTAAAGCAGCCGCAAACAATATCTGTTTCAAGAATTGCTGCTGATCTTTGTCGGCGTGTGGCTCAGCGTCTTGGACTTAAATCAGAGTCAATTGATTTGGTTGGTCACGGTGCAATGTTGCATCGTTTAGGCTTTGTGGCTGTTTCTAATAGTGCTCTGTCTTCTCGAATAGGTGATGAAAGCTTTCGTTTAGGATCATATTGGACAGAACGCATCCTAAGCCGTGCGCCTTCGTTATCGCAACAGGCGCGCCTTGCTTCAATGGCATTTGAGCGTCTTGATGGATCTGGACAATACCGCAATCTCACCGCGCCTAGTATTAGTTTGGAAGCTCGGATTCTACAGGTGTGTGTTATATATGCTGAGTTGTCTTCTGATCTCATGACCCAAATGCAGCCAGTGCAAATACGCGATGAGATTAAGTCCTTGGCTTCAGCGGGAACTGTCGATCAACGGGTAGTCGAAGCTCTGTATAGTATCCTAGATGATCAATCCGCTAGCAAAGCAAATGCTCCAGCGCTGGCAATCAATTTGACCGCTAGAGAGCACGACGTTTTACAGCTTGTCACCCAAGGTATGTCAAATAAGGAAGTAGCGAAGAGTCTTGCTATTGCCCCCAAGACGGTTGGCACTCATTTAGATAATATATATCGCAAGCTCAAAGTTTCAGGGCGCACAGCAGCTACCATGAAAGCGCTCGAATATGGATTAATTTAA
- a CDS encoding methyl-accepting chemotaxis protein, translating into MEFLTQLSIKIRLYLGFSFVLLLMIILTVLGIRKVNFIDETLTEITDINSVKQRYAINFRGSVHDRAIAIRDVALAKTPSQLNKYVGEIESLEQFYRTSEQDMEKMMASDAHFTSEEKSILSRISSIQNSTLPLILNIIQASRDGDKSLAQDLLLDKARPAFMDWLDAINEFIDYQENANRTATPLARNVAGDFSSLMMTLSLIAIFIGIVVAKLIEVSLHRSLGGEPFDAATALSSIAQGDLTTKVKTTYPDSMLASLCSMRNKLSTTVSSIMGASHELSEQTMNVVNGSKNAYDAAQSQLELTTQTKERLGDMRSGLANISDIATLTEKNSQETTTFAKEGKEKINESATEMERISCTVNETVSQVLRLEETTKEIGSIVNVITGISEQTNLLALNAAIEAARAGESGRGFAVVADEVRQLAQRTGEATNQIENMIAEVQKETSASVMSMEKTQPIVEHGLSLTKATTDLLQKIEQQATDSLANVQKVASATGEQVYSIEEIANTMEQINNMSAESTSSLQTNNEATKSLYQLSNNLKENVSYFTVDSSS; encoded by the coding sequence GTGGAGTTTTTAACACAACTATCCATCAAGATAAGACTGTATTTAGGTTTCTCATTTGTCTTACTGTTGATGATTATTTTAACAGTACTGGGAATTCGCAAGGTCAACTTTATCGATGAGACTCTCACCGAAATTACCGATATAAATTCAGTCAAACAACGCTATGCTATTAACTTTCGGGGAAGCGTACACGATAGAGCGATTGCAATACGCGATGTAGCGTTGGCAAAAACCCCCAGCCAACTCAATAAATATGTTGGCGAAATTGAATCCTTAGAGCAATTCTATCGGACATCAGAGCAGGACATGGAAAAGATGATGGCCTCCGACGCGCATTTCACTTCGGAAGAAAAAAGCATCTTGTCTCGTATTAGCTCCATACAAAACAGCACTCTTCCCTTAATCTTAAATATCATCCAAGCAAGTCGCGATGGTGACAAAAGTTTAGCTCAGGACTTACTATTAGATAAAGCCAGACCCGCATTTATGGATTGGCTAGATGCTATAAATGAATTTATTGATTATCAGGAAAATGCCAATAGAACAGCAACGCCACTTGCACGCAATGTTGCTGGTGACTTTTCATCACTTATGATGACGCTGTCTTTAATTGCAATATTTATAGGTATTGTAGTAGCCAAATTAATTGAAGTAAGTTTACATAGATCATTAGGAGGAGAACCCTTCGATGCAGCTACCGCTCTATCTTCTATCGCTCAAGGAGACCTCACGACTAAAGTTAAGACTACGTACCCAGACAGTATGCTTGCATCGTTATGCTCAATGCGCAATAAACTCAGCACCACAGTATCTAGTATTATGGGAGCCTCTCATGAATTATCAGAACAAACTATGAATGTAGTCAATGGCTCCAAGAACGCATACGATGCAGCACAGTCGCAGCTAGAACTCACCACTCAAACCAAAGAACGTTTAGGAGACATGAGGTCAGGACTGGCAAATATTTCAGACATCGCTACTTTAACTGAAAAAAATTCACAAGAAACCACAACATTTGCCAAAGAAGGCAAAGAAAAAATTAATGAAAGTGCGACAGAAATGGAGCGTATTTCATGTACGGTTAATGAGACTGTCTCACAGGTGTTGCGATTAGAAGAAACCACGAAAGAAATAGGCAGTATTGTCAATGTTATTACGGGTATATCTGAGCAAACTAACTTGCTGGCTTTAAATGCCGCCATAGAAGCTGCACGCGCCGGCGAATCGGGACGAGGCTTCGCTGTTGTGGCTGATGAAGTGAGACAACTTGCTCAACGTACTGGAGAGGCAACGAATCAAATAGAAAATATGATTGCCGAAGTTCAAAAAGAGACATCAGCATCTGTTATGTCAATGGAAAAAACTCAACCTATTGTTGAACACGGCCTATCTCTTACCAAGGCAACCACAGATCTACTGCAAAAAATAGAACAACAAGCTACAGACTCACTCGCTAATGTTCAAAAAGTTGCAAGTGCTACGGGCGAGCAAGTATATTCGATTGAAGAAATAGCAAATACAATGGAACAAATAAATAACATGTCTGCCGAGTCTACCTCTTCTTTGCAAACTAATAATGAGGCAACAAAGTCTTTGTATCAACTGTCAAATAATTTAAAAGAAAATGTTAGTTACTTTACTGTCGATAGCTCTTCTTAA
- a CDS encoding alpha/beta fold hydrolase, translating into MTKSLLFTILILSSIKVVAHSMFFHPSIENITLDKKALVSLKSRVQRTYSNQLQWYSDSIYKGKIKANQLEFGVRFAGPVDGEVVILLHGFAQTSFAWRDQLAALGAAGYFAIAPTQRGYSPKARPSDVEAYKLSELRKDLMEIVDKLDADSFHLVGHDIGAILAWQLAARYPSRIRSLSIFSAPHIDLYNTNVDNSNSCQYQASSYLDLLTSPESEDFLLADDGAKLRALYNDEIDNVAIDEYVSLLNNKKTLSAALNWYRANTQDRHLISEPIGSISVPTLYVWGTEDSAFCGELADKTDSLIASEYNFKKLKNIGHWIPEQASLRVTVDLLFHIWSN; encoded by the coding sequence ATGACTAAGTCTCTACTTTTTACAATACTGATTTTAAGTAGCATAAAAGTTGTAGCGCACAGTATGTTTTTTCATCCCAGCATAGAAAATATCACCCTAGATAAGAAAGCCTTAGTTTCTCTTAAGTCAAGAGTGCAAAGAACATATTCCAATCAGCTGCAGTGGTATTCTGACTCAATATACAAAGGAAAAATCAAGGCCAACCAATTAGAGTTCGGGGTTAGGTTTGCCGGCCCGGTGGATGGTGAGGTTGTTATCCTTTTACATGGCTTTGCACAAACGTCATTTGCCTGGAGAGATCAGTTAGCGGCTTTAGGCGCAGCTGGTTATTTTGCAATTGCACCAACTCAGCGCGGTTATTCGCCTAAAGCCAGACCTTCTGATGTCGAGGCATATAAGCTATCAGAACTTAGGAAAGACCTGATGGAAATTGTGGATAAACTAGATGCAGATAGTTTTCATCTAGTAGGCCACGATATTGGAGCAATTCTCGCCTGGCAATTAGCCGCACGCTATCCAAGTCGTATTCGCAGCCTATCAATTTTTTCTGCACCTCATATAGATCTATACAACACCAATGTTGACAATAGTAATTCATGTCAGTACCAGGCATCATCATACTTAGATTTGTTGACATCTCCTGAATCGGAGGATTTTCTTCTCGCGGATGACGGCGCTAAGCTACGCGCACTATATAACGATGAAATTGACAACGTAGCTATTGATGAGTACGTGTCATTGTTAAATAACAAAAAAACATTAAGTGCGGCATTGAATTGGTATCGTGCAAACACACAAGACCGTCATTTAATTAGCGAGCCAATAGGTAGTATTTCTGTACCTACACTATATGTTTGGGGAACAGAAGACTCTGCATTTTGCGGTGAACTCGCCGACAAAACCGATAGCCTAATCGCTTCAGAATACAACTTCAAAAAATTAAAGAATATTGGCCACTGGATACCAGAACAAGCATCACTGCGGGTCACTGTGGATCTATTATTTCATATTTGGTCGAATTAA
- a CDS encoding HNH endonuclease has protein sequence MKFKALIIIVSLNACWAGAHPGGVDKNGGHVNKSNGEYHCHRDSCRKTRRQVLNATQDARKENRAFSVIYHRKHWKHWSDFDGDCMNTRHEILQAQAQGKVELSADGCSVVKGLWHDPFSGKQLTQASDLDTDHIIPLKWANDHGGATWSKKLKEEFANDPINLLAVDDGLNQSKGAKGPNEWMPPNPSFRCNYINMWNKVLKKYPDLQMRSNEKRVFQKQINACRS, from the coding sequence ATGAAATTTAAGGCATTGATTATTATTGTATCACTCAACGCATGTTGGGCCGGTGCACATCCTGGTGGTGTCGATAAAAACGGCGGTCATGTAAACAAAAGCAACGGCGAGTATCATTGTCATCGTGATAGCTGCCGTAAAACTAGGCGGCAGGTGCTCAATGCAACCCAGGATGCAAGAAAAGAGAACCGCGCATTCTCAGTGATTTACCATCGCAAGCACTGGAAACATTGGTCTGATTTTGATGGGGACTGCATGAATACTAGACATGAGATCCTACAAGCACAAGCACAAGGTAAAGTAGAATTATCAGCTGATGGTTGCTCAGTGGTTAAAGGACTCTGGCATGATCCTTTTAGCGGAAAACAGTTGACTCAAGCTAGCGACTTAGATACAGATCATATTATTCCTTTAAAATGGGCAAATGACCATGGTGGAGCAACTTGGTCAAAAAAACTAAAAGAAGAATTTGCTAATGACCCTATTAATTTATTAGCAGTGGACGACGGGCTCAATCAATCTAAAGGTGCCAAAGGGCCAAATGAATGGATGCCTCCAAATCCATCTTTTCGCTGCAATTATATTAATATGTGGAACAAGGTTTTGAAGAAATATCCAGATTTACAAATGAGATCTAACGAAAAAAGAGTCTTCCAGAAACAGATAAACGCCTGTCGATCTTAA